The window GGTCGCCACGAACCGAACCGGCACGATCTTCCCCGGTACGTTCGCGCTGCCGGACGGGTTCCAGCCGGAGGGGATCGCGATCGGGGCGCTGCCGTACGCCTTCTTCGGCTCGCGCGCCACCGGCGCCATCTACCGGGTCAGCCTGCTCACCGGCCGGGGTGAAGTGATCAACCCCGGTTCGGGCACCCCGTCCCTGGGGCTCAAGGTCGACCTGCGTGGGCGCCTGTTCGTCAGCGGCGGCAACACCGCCACCGGCGCCACCGCCCGGGTGGTCAACGCGTTCACCGGGGAACTGCTGGCCAGCTACCAGTTCAGCTCCGTACCGAGCTTCGTCAACGACGTGGTCCTCACCTCGGACGCGGCCTGGTTCACCGACTCGACCAACCCGGTCCTGTACAAGCTGCCGCTGAACCGGTGGGGCGGGCTGCCGGACGCCGACGAGGCGGAAACCCTGCCGCTGACCGGCGACATCGTCTACGGCGCCGGGGTCAACGCCAACGGCATCGTGACCACGCCGGACGGGCGCGGGCTGCTGATCGTGCAGTCCGGCACCGGCCTGCTCTTCCGGGTCGACCCGGCCACCGGGGTGACCCGGACCGTCGACCTCGGCGGGGAGTTGCTGACCAACGGCGACGGCCTGCTCCGCGAGGGACGCACCCTCTACGTGGTGCAGAACCGCCTGAACACCGTCGCCGTGTTCGAACTCGACCGCGCCGGCACCAGCGCCCGCCTGGTGGAGAAG of the Micromonospora sp. NBC_01796 genome contains:
- a CDS encoding superoxide dismutase — translated: MRVRPRTTVLFAAMTLTGVLVAAAPAAAAPSAETATPVATNRTGTIFPGTFALPDGFQPEGIAIGALPYAFFGSRATGAIYRVSLLTGRGEVINPGSGTPSLGLKVDLRGRLFVSGGNTATGATARVVNAFTGELLASYQFSSVPSFVNDVVLTSDAAWFTDSTNPVLYKLPLNRWGGLPDADEAETLPLTGDIVYGAGVNANGIVTTPDGRGLLIVQSGTGLLFRVDPATGVTRTVDLGGELLTNGDGLLREGRTLYVVQNRLNTVAVFELDRAGTSARLVEKVTSPAFDVPTTVAAYANRLYLPNARFTTPPTATTPYTTTSIPRP